One window from the genome of Anopheles merus strain MAF chromosome 3R, AmerM5.1, whole genome shotgun sequence encodes:
- the LOC121595647 gene encoding mucin-22-like, which produces MASSEAPTDTTPSTESTTASSSSEATTTTTTMSSSEATTDTTPSTESTTASSSSEATTTTTTMASSEATTDTTPSTESTTASSSSEATTTTTTMSSSQATTDTTPSTESTTASSSSEATTTTTTISSSETPTDTTPSTESTTASSSSEATTTTTTMASSEAPTDTTPSTESTTASSSSEATTTTTTMSSSQATTDTTPSTESTTASSSSEATTTTTTMSSSEATTDTTPSTESTTASSSSEATTTTTTMSSSEATTDTTPSTEFTTASSSSEATTTTTTMSSSEATTDTTSSTESTTASSSSEATTTTTTMSSSEAPTDTTSSTESTTASSSSEATTTTTTMSSSEAHTDTTSSTDEATTDTTSSTESTTASSSSEDTTTTTTMSSSEATTDTTPSTESTTASSSSEATTTTTTMASSEATTDTTPSTESTTASSSSEATTTTTTMSSSEAPTDTTPSTESTTASSSSEATTTTTTMSSSQAPTDTTSSTESTTASSSSEATTTTTTMASSEAPTDTTSSTESTTASSSSEATTTTTTMSSSEATTDTTPSTESTTASSSSEATTTTTTMSTSEATTDTTPSTESTTASSSSEATTTTTTMSSSEATTDTTSSTDSTTASSSSEATTTTTTMSSSEATTDTTPPVESTTASSSSEATTTTTTISSSEAPTDTTSSTESTTASSSSEATTTTTTMSSSEAPTDTTPSTESTTASSSSEATTTTTTISSSEATTDTMPPVESTTASSSSEATTTTTTMSSSEAPTDTTPSTESTTASSSSEATTTTTTMSSSEATTDTTPSTESTTASSSSEATTTTTTMSSSEAPTDTTPSTESTTASSSSEATTTTTTMSSNEAPTDTTSSTESTTASSSSEATTTTTTISSSEATTDTTPSTESTTASSSSEATTTTTTMSSSEATTDTTSSTESTTASSSSEATTTTTTMSSSEAPTDTTSSTESTTASSSSEATTTTTTMSSSEAPTDTTSSTESTTASSSSEATTTTTTMSSSEATTDTTSSTESTTASSSSEATTTTTTMSSSEATTDTTPSTESTTASSSSEATTTTTTMSSSDATTDTTPSTESTTASSSSEATTTTTTMSSSEATTDTTSSTESTTASSSSEATTTTTTMSSSEATTDTTSSTESTTASSSSEATTTTTTISSSEAPTDPTPSTESTTASSSSEATTTTTTMSSSEAPTDTTSSTESTTASSSSEATTTTTTISSSEATTDTTPSTESTTASSSSEATTTTTTMSSSEATTDTTSSTESTTASSSSEATTTTTTMSSSEAPTDPTPSTESTTASSSSEATTTTTTMSTSDATTDTTPSTESTTASSSSEATTTTTTISSSEAPTDTTPSTESTTASSSSEATTTTTTMSSSEATTDTTPSTESTTASSSSEATTTTTTISSSEAPTDTTPSTESTTASSSSEATTTTTTMSSSEATTDTTSSTESTTASSSSEATTTTTTMSSSEATTDTTSSTESTTASSSSEATTTTTTISSSEAPTDTTPSTESTTASSSSEATTTTTTMSTSDATTDTTLSTESTTASSSSEATTTTTTISSSEAPTDTTPSTESTTASSSSEATTTTTTMSSSEATTDTTPSTESTTASSSSEATTTTTTISSSEAPTDTTPSTESTTASSSSEATTTTTTMSSSEATTDTTPTTESTTASSSSEATTTTTTISSSQAPTDTTSSTESTTASSSSEATTTTTTMSTSDATTDTTPSTESTTASSSSEATTTTTTMSSSEATTDTTPSTESTTTSSSSEATTTITTISSSEATIDTTSSTESTTASSSSEATTTTTTMSSSEAPTDTTSSTESTTASSSSEATTTTTTMSSSEATTDTTPSTDQLRKSLIPSQRNFS; this is translated from the exons atggcCTCCAGCGAAGCACCTACTGACACAACGCCTTCCactgagtctaccactgcttcatcgtctagcgaagctaccacaacaaccaccacaatgtcttCGAGCGAAGCAACTACAGACACAACGCCTTCTactgagtctaccactgcttcatcgtctagcgaagctaccacaacaaccaccacaatggcCTCCAGCGAAGCAACTACTGACACAACGCCTTCCactgagtctaccactgcttcatcgtctagcgaagctaccacaacaaccaccacaatgtcctCCAGCCAAGCAACTACAGACACAACGCCTTCTactgagtctaccactgcttcatcgtctagcgaagctaccacaacaaccaccacaatatCCTCCAGCGAAACACCTACTGACACAACGCCATCCactgagtctaccactgcttcatcgtctagcgaagctaccacaacaaccaccacaatggcCTCCAGCGAAGCACCTACTGACACAACGCCTTCCactgagtctaccactgcttcatcgtctagcgaagctaccacaacaaccaccacaatgtcctCCAGCCAAGCAACTACAGACACAACGCCATCTACGgagtctaccactgcttcatcgtctagcgaagctaccacaacaaccaccacaatgtcctCCAGCGAAGCAACTACAGACACAACGCCTTCTactgagtctaccactgcttcatcgtctagcgaagctaccacaacaaccaccacaatgtcctCCAGCGAAGCAACTACTGACACAACGCCTTCCACTGAGTTtaccactgcttcatcgtctagcgaagctaccacaacaaccaccacaatgtcttCGAGCGAAGCAACTACTGACACAACGTCTTCCactgagtctaccactgcttcatcgtctagcgaagctaccacaacaaccaccacaatgtcctCCAGCGAAGCACCTACTGACACAACGTCTTCCactgagtctaccactgcttcatcgtctagcgaagctaccacaacaaccaccacaatgtcttCGAGCGAAGCACATACTGACACAACGTCTTCCactga CGAAGCAACTACTGACACAACGTCTTCTactgagtctaccactgcttcatcgtctagcgaagataccacaacaaccaccacaatgtcctCCAGCGAAGCAACTACAGACACAACGCCTTCTACGgagtctaccactgcttcatcgtctagcgaagctaccacaacaaccaccacaatggcCTCCAGCGAAGCAACTACTGACACAACGCCTTCCactgagtctaccactgcttcatcgtctagcgaagctaccacaacaaccaccacaatgtcctCCAGCGAAGCACCTACTGACACAACGCCTTCCactgagtctaccactgcttcatcgtctagcgaagctaccacaacaaccaccacaatgtcctCCAGCCAAGCACCTACTGACACAACGTCTTCCactgagtctaccactgcttcatcgtctagcgaagctaccacaacaaccaccacaatggcCTCCAGCGAAGCACCTACTGACACAACGTCTTCCactgagtctaccactgcttcatcgtctagcgaagctaccacaacaaccaccacaatgtcctCCAGCGAAGCAACTACTGACACAACGCCTTCCactgagtctaccactgcttcatcgtctagcgaagctaccacaacaaccaccacaatgtctACGAGCGAAGCAACTACAGACACAACGCCTTCCactgagtctaccactgcttcatcgtctagcgaagctaccacaacaactACCACAATGTCTTCGAGCGAAGCAACTACAGACACAACGTCTTCCACTGATtctaccactgcttcatcgtctagcgaagctaccacaacaaccaccacaatgtcctCCAGCGAAGCAACTACTGACACAACGCCTCCTGTGgagtctaccactgcttcatcgtctagcgaagctaccacaacaaccaccacaatatCCTCCAGCGAAGCACCTACTGACACAACGTCTTCTactgagtctaccactgcttcatcgtctagcgaagctaccacaacaaccaccacaatgtcttCAAGCGAAGCACCTACTGACACAACGCCTTCCactgagtctaccactgcttcatcgtctagcgaagctacaacaacaacaaccacaatatCCTCCAGCGAAGCAACTACCGACACAATGCCTCCTGTGgagtctaccactgcttcatcgtctagcgaagctaccacaacaaccaccacaatgtcctCCAGCGAAGCACCTACTGACACAACGCCTTCCactgagtctaccactgcttcatcgtctagcgaagctaccacaacaaccaccacaatgtcttCGAGCGAAGCAACTACAGACACAACGCCTTCTactgagtctaccactgcttcatcgtctagcgaagctaccacaacaaccaccacaatgtcctCCAGCGAAGCACCTACTGACACAACGCCTTCCACGgagtctaccactgcttcatcgtctagcgaagctaccacaacaaccaccacaatgtcgTCCAACGAAGCACCTACTGACACAACGTCTTCCactgagtctaccactgcttcatcgtctagcgaagctaccacaacaaccaccacaatatCCTCCAGCGAAGCAACTACTGACACAACGCCATCTACGgagtctaccactgcttcatcgtctagcgaagctaccacaacaaccaccacaatgtcttCGAGCGAAGCAACTACTGACACAACGTCTTCCactgagtctaccactgcttcatcgtctagcgaagctaccacaacaaccaccacaatgtcctCCAGCGAAGCACCTACTGACACAACGTCTTCCactgagtctaccactgcttcatcgtctagcgaagctaccacaacaaccaccacaatgtcttCGAGCGAAGCACCTACTGACACAACGTCTTCCactgagtctaccactgcttcatcgtctagcgaagctaccacaacaaccaccacaatgtcttCGAGCGAAGCAACTACTGACACAACGTCTTCCactgagtctaccactgcttcatcgtctagcgaagctaccacaacaaccaccacaatgtcctCCAGCGAAGCAACTACTGACACAACGCCATCTACGgagtctaccactgcttcatcgtctagcgaagctaccacaacaaccaccacaatgtcttCGAGCGATGCTACTACTGACACAACGCCATCTactgagtctaccactgcttcatcgtctagcgaagctaccacaacaaccaccacaatgtcttCGAGCGAAGCAACTACTGACACAACGTCTTCCactgagtctaccactgcttcatcgtctagcgaagctaccacaacaaccaccacaatgtcttCGAGCGAAGCAACTACTGACACAACGTCTTCCactgagtctaccactgcttcatcgtctagcgaagctaccacaacaaccaccacaatatCCTCCAGCGAAGCACCTACTGACCCAACGCCTTCCactgagtctaccactgcttcatcgtctagcgaagctaccacaacaaccaccacaatgtcctCCAGCGAAGCACCTACTGACACAACGTCTTCCactgagtctaccactgcttcatcgtctagcgaagctaccacaacaaccaccacaatatCCTCCAGCGAAGCAACTACTGACACAACGCCATCTACGgagtctaccactgcttcatcgtctagcgaagctaccacaacaaccaccacaatgtcttCGAGCGAAGCAACTACTGACACAACGTCTTCCactgagtctaccactgcttcatcgtctagcgaagctaccacaacaaccaccacaatgtcctCCAGCGAAGCACCTACTGACCCAACGCCTTCCactgagtctaccactgcttcatcgtctagcgaagctaccacaacaaccaccacaatgtctACGAGCGATGCTACTACCGACACAACGCCTTCTACGgagtctaccactgcttcatcgtctagcgaagctaccacaacaaccaccacaatatCCTCCAGCGAAGCACCTACTGACACAACGCCTTCCactgagtctaccactgcttcatcgtctagcgaagctaccacaacaaccactacAATGTCTTCGAGCGAAGCAACTACTGACACAACGCCTTCTACGgagtctaccactgcttcatcgtctagcgaagctaccacaacaaccaccacaatatCCTCCAGCGAAGCACCTACTGACACAACGCCTTCCactgagtctaccactgcttcatcgtctagcgaagctaccacaacaaccaccacaatgtcttCGAGCGAAGCAACTACTGACACAACGTCTTCCactgagtctaccactgcttcatcgtctagcgaagctaccacaacaaccaccacaatgtcttCGAGCGAAGCAACTACTGACACAACGTCTTCCactgagtctaccactgcttcatcgtctagcgaagctaccacaacaaccaccacaatatCCTCCAGCGAAGCACCTACTGACACAACGCCTTCCactgagtctaccactgcttcatcgtctagcgaagctaccacaacaaccaccacaatgtctACGAGCGATGCTACTACCGACACAACGCTTTCTACGgagtctaccactgcttcatcgtctagcgaagctaccacaacaaccaccacaatatCCTCCAGCGAAGCACCTACTGACACAACGCCTTCCactgagtctaccactgcttcatcgtctagcgaagctaccacaacaaccaccacaatgtcttCGAGCGAAGCAACTACTGACACAACGCCTTCCactgagtctaccactgcttcatcgtctagcgaagctaccacaacaaccaccacaatatCCTCCAGCGAAGCACCTACTGACACAACGCCTTCCactgagtctaccactgcttcatcgtctagcgaagctaccacaacaaccaccacaatgtcttCGAGCGAAGCAACTACTGACACAACGCCTACTactgagtctaccactgcttcatcgtctagcgaagctaccacaacaaccaccacaatatCCTCCAGCCAAGCACCTACTGACACAACGTCTTCCactgagtctaccactgcttcatcgtctagcgaagctaccacaacaaccaccacaatgtctACGAGCGATGCTACTACCGACACAACGCCTTCTACGgagtctaccactgcttcatcgtctagcgaagctaccacaacaaccaccacaatgtcttCGAGCGAAGCAACTACTGACACAACGCCTTCCACTGAGTCTACCACTActtcatcgtctagcgaagctacaacaacaataaccaCAATATCCTCCAGCGAAGCAACTATCGACACAACGTCTTCCactgagtctaccactgcttcatcgtctagcgaagctaccacaacaaccaccacaatgtcctCCAGCGAAGCACCTACTGACACAACGTCTTCCactgagtctaccactgcttcatcgtctagcgaagctaccacaacaaccaccacaatgtcctCTAGCGAAGCAACTACAGATACAACGCCATCTACGga